The following coding sequences lie in one Rutidosis leptorrhynchoides isolate AG116_Rl617_1_P2 chromosome 6, CSIRO_AGI_Rlap_v1, whole genome shotgun sequence genomic window:
- the LOC139854140 gene encoding uncharacterized protein, producing the protein MIKQRETTVTRREIDEFWELYTDGASSEEGAGIGILLVSPNGEEITYAIRLKFATSNNEAEYEALIAGLRLAKSINVRQLTAYVDSQLVASQLNGSFEARDTSMKKYLELTKALTKTFAAFEIKQIPRNCNKKEDALSKLASLLYDHFTKKFMVEVLERKSTEEDTLMATITTEEECWMTPFIKYLTDGTLPEDKLQARGIRMRAPMYYFKNGILYKKSFTEPYLRCVGPTQAKEIIR; encoded by the coding sequence ATGATCAAACAACGCGAAACCACAGTTACAAGAAGGGAGATAGATGAATTCTGGGAACTGTATACGGACGGGGCATCAAGTGAGGAGGGAGCTGGCATAGGCATACTCCTCGTTTCCCCAAACGGAGAGGAAATAACTTACGCCATCCGGTTGAAATTTGCCACCTCAAACAATGAGGCCGAGTACGAAGCACTAATAGCCGGATTACGCTTGGCCAAAAGTATTAATGTGCGACAGCTCACAGCTTATGTCGACTCCCAACTGGTAGCAAGCCAGCTGAACGGTAGCTTCGAAGCAAGAGATACATCGATGAAAAAATACCTAGAACTTACGAAGGCACTAACCAAAACCTTCGCGGCATTCGAAATAAAACAAATACCCCGAAATTGTAACAAGAAAGAGGATGCCCTGAGCAAGCTTGCCTCTTTGCTATACGATCACTTTACCAAAAAATTTATGGTTGAAGTTCTGGAAAGGAAGTCAACTGAAGAGGATACCCTCATGGCGACAATCACAACAGAAGAAGAATGTTGGATGACGCCCTTCATAAAATACCTCACTGACGGTACTCTCCCGGAAGACAAATTACAAGCCCGCGGGATACGAATGCGGGCACCAATGTATTATTTCAAAAATGGCATCTTGTACAAGAAATCGTTCACAGAGCCTTACTTACGATGCGTTGGCCCAACACAGGCCAAAGAGATAATACGATAA
- the LOC139854142 gene encoding uncharacterized protein: MALSKGTKLITNRHDELENEETSIHSTNDPDVHMIHSWVVGQRRKSGVLDKWKHEPIIFPSLFNINPSSDPVTIRAHISNYQIGQIYTDIGAGAEVMFEHYFLQLPENIRRQNKAATSPLAGFNSAATWPVGSITLEVVLGTLPFQSAVDIEFSKVKTDSRYNVILGRNAMQKFGAIASTVHGMLKFPTLAGVTTIWTQEMEPIKCMQLFKGASDIVVYDNGYVSPNPKHPDQRIQISTTLSTNAKDMLCKLLAASIDVFVWESSNMTGVPREIAQHRLNVNPNITPVVQKKRAMVLERIEFLDNEVQRLVDANIMKKVKYQTWMAKPMMVKKADGSWRMCVD; the protein is encoded by the coding sequence atggcgctatcTAAAGGTACGAAATTAATCACAAATCGCCACGATGAGCTGGAGAATGAAGAAACAAGCATACACAGCACTAACGACCCCGATGTCCATATGATTCACTCGTGGGTCGTGGGACAGCGGCGAAAATCGGGGGTGTTAGATAAGTGGAAGCATGAACCTATCATCTTCCCCTCATTATTTAACATTAACCCATCTTCAGACCCCGTTACCATACGAGCACATATCTCCAATTACCAAATTGGACAAATATACACTGACATCGGTGCAGGGGCAGAGGTCATGTTTGAACATTATTTTCTACAGCTACCAGAAAACATCAGACGGCAGAATAAAGCCGCAACTTCGCCATTGGCAGGATTTAATAGTGCTGCAACTTGGCCGGTGGGCTCCATCACCTTGGAGGTCGTTTTGGGAACATTACCTTTTCAAAGTGCGGTAGACATCGAATTCTCCAAAGTCAAAACAGACTCACGGTATAATGTTATCTTGGGACGTAATGCCATGCAGAAATTTGGTGCAATTGCGTCTACAGTACACGGCATGCTAAAGTTCCCGACCCTAGCCGGAGTCACCACAATTTGGACGCAAGAAATGGAACCAATCAAATGCATGCAATTATTCAAAGGAGCCAGCGATATTGTAGTCTATGACAACGGCTACGTGTCCCCAAATCCCAAGCACCCGGACCAGCGGATCCAGATTAGCACTACCTTGAGCACCAACGCAAAGGATATGCTTTGCAAACTCTTAGCAGCAAGTATTGACGTCTTTGTCTGGGAATCATCTAACATGACGGGTGTCCCACGGGAAATAGCCCAACATCGGCTAAACGTAAACCCGAATATCACACCAGTCGTCCAGAAGAAAAGGGCAATGGTGTTAGAACGCATCGAATTCCTGGATAACGAAGTACAACGACTAGTTGACGCCAACATAATGAAGAaagtaaaatatcaaacatggATGGCGAAACCCATGATGGTAAAGAAGGCAGACGGATCTTGGCGCATGTGTGTCGACTAA